In Acidobacteriota bacterium, the genomic window CACGCCAAAATCATGATTGATGATCGGTTTTTTCGTGAAATCACCGACAATTGTTGGGATCCAGAGGTGAGGTTAAAAGAGGGAGGCGTTGATATCCAGGTATTGTCAACGGTGCCGGTCATGTTCAGTTACTGGGCTAAACCGCAGGATGCGTATGACCTGTCCCGGTTTTTGAATGACCACATTGCCGAACTGGTCAATCGGTGGCCAGACCGGTTTGTGGGACTGGGAACCTTACCTCTTCAAGCACCAGATCTGGCCATTCAGGAACTCAAACGCTGTGTTCAGGAGCTTGGTCTGGCTGGGGTTGAAATCGGAAGCCACGTCAACGACTGGAATTTGGACCAACCGGAACTCTTTCCGGTATTTCAGGCTGCCGCGAAGCTGGGGGCTTCGGTGTTCGTTCATCCGTGGGACATGATCGGGCGTGAACGGATGCCTCAGTATTTCCTGCCGTGGCTGGTCGGGATGCCGGCTGAGTCGTCACTGGCAATTTGTTCAGTGATTTTTGGAGGAGTTTTGGAGCGACTTCCGCAATTGAAAATCTGCTTTGCCCACGGCGGCGGTGCTTTCCCATATACGCTTGGGCGGATCAACAAAGGATATGAAGCCCGGCCTGACCTATGTCAGATTCACATTACTCACCCGCCCCGAACCTATCTGCCTCAAATTTATGTTGATTCACTGGTTCACGATCCAGACGCTTTACTCTATATCCTCAAACTCTTTGGCGCCAATCGAGTTGCGATGGGCTCCGATTATCCATTTCCACTCGGCGAATTCCCACCTGGAAATTTGATTAGGTCAATTGATGAACTGGATGAACCGACGAAAGAACGGTTGTTGTGGGGGACAGCCGCGGAGTTTCTCGGACTTGAAAAGAAAATGGTGCCGTGGGAGGCGCTTGAGAATGAAGAATGACAAGGTGACAAATGACAAGGTGACAAATGACAAGGTGACAAATGACAAGGTGACAAATGACAAGGTGACAGGGTGACAGGGTGACAGGGTAATAGAATGACAGAATGACAGGCCAATAAATATGTCACCCATTCACCTTGTCACCCATTCACCTTGTCACTCAGTCACCTTGTCACCAGGTCATTTCTTGGCGGCTGGGGCGACAGGCAGGACCCCTTCGGTGGTTTCTTTGATCAGGTTGTCAACCACGGCGTGGAGATCGCCGGTTTCTTCATAAACCTTGAGTTGACGGTCAGCGCTTGACCCTTCCTTCATGATGGTATGCACGTATTCGATTTCCTTGCGGCTTCCGAGTTCGTCCACCACATCATCCACAAAGTCCAATAATTCACAGATTAAATCCCGGACTGGAACTTCAATCTGTTTTCCGAAGTCAATCAGCTTTCCGTCGAGGCCATAGCGAACGGCGCGCCATTTATTTTCCTGGATCAGCGCCCGGCGATAGAGGCGGAACCCCATATTCTGCTTCAACAATTTATAGAGTTTGGCCACAATTGCCTGGAACAGCGCGGCAATCGCGATGACTTCATCAACTTTTGCTGGCAAATCACAGGTGCGGAACTCCAGCGTGGGGAAGATTGGGTGTGGGCGGACATCCCACCAGATTTTTTTGCCATTATCAATGCATTTGGTTTTGACCAGCAGTTTGACATAGTTGTCAAATTCACTGGCGGAGCCAAAGTAGTCTGGAATGTCAGTTCGTGGGAACGCCTTAAATACTTCAGAGCGGTATGATTTCAGGCCCGTATTGCGGCCAATCCAGAACGGCGAACTGGTTGAAAGCGCCAGCACGTGCGGCAGGAAATACCGGGCAGCATTCATAATATGGATGGCATCTTCCCGGCTTTCCATTCCAACGTGAACGTGCAGACCATAAATTGAAAGGGCACGTGCCACCTGCTGCATTTCTTCGATCAAGGCATAGTAGCGTTCGTCAGGCGTGATCAACTGATCTTTCCAGTGAGAGAACGGATGGGTTGATGCCGCGACAATCGCCAGATTTTTCTTTGCCGCCAGGGTGGCAATCGTCCGCCGAAGCTTGGTGACATCTGCCCGGGCTTCCTGAATGTTTTTGCAAATACCAGTGCCGACTTCAATCTGGGACTGGTGCATTTCCTGTTTGACTTGCTCGCCGAGGAGCATCATGCCCTCTTCCAGAATCTCGGCCACGCGTGAGCGAAGTTCGCGAGTTTTGGGGTCAATAATCTGAAATTCTTCTTCAATGCCAAGTGTGAATTCCTGTGCCATGTAGGTATCCCCTTAAGTGAGGTTTGTGGGATCAGAAATGGAGATTGAAGCTGGTCGGCGGACTGACAAAACCTCTCGTCCACAAAGAGATTTTCTCAATCCCAAACCTGAATCCCAGGCCCTCGAAAAATTAGTCATTCAGGATGAATGTTGGAACCATGCCGCCACCCGAGGTGACGTTGCACAGTGCGTTACTGGAGAGACGCGTAAAGGCGCCGCCAACTTTCCCATAAAACAGCAACGGGTCAAGATCAACCAGTTGCTCAATAAACGTGATGTCACCTTCGGGCGTGTAATGAGGAAAAACTTCCTGGGCCGTGCTGACCCGTTCCTGGACCAGATAATCGCCGGTGAGCGCGGTTTCAATGGCGTCATCCCACTCTGATTCATTTGATTCCCAGCCGATAAAAATACCTTTCCCGCCATATTCATCATTTGGTTTGAGCACCAGGGTATCACGGTTGGCGCGGGTATAACTGACCAGATCAATGGACTGGCCATAATACATGGTGTTGCCTTCCTGACACCGGCGAGTCCAGGGAATGTGGGCCTTGATGGCTGCCCGCTGCTCTTCGGTGAACAAATGGGCATTGGCCTCATCAGTCAGAACCCCAAAGAACATCTTTTTGTGGACAAACTTGGTTCGAAATCCATTGACCACACACACATCGTGGGCACGATAGGCGTCAATCAGCGCTTTGCACTTGTCTGGATTTTCAAGAATGTCATTGGTCAATACCCGCCGATAGACCAGATCAATTTCAAAATCACCGGTGCGGAGTCGGCCATTGGTATGGTCCAGCTTTTCCGGCGCCACGATCTCGCAAGCATACCCGGACTGGATAAAGTACTCGCGGAATTGTTCGAATTCGCATTGGGTCGGGAGTCCCTCCCAATCCACAATCGCAATGTTGGGTTTATCGCGTCCGCCGCTCCATTCCTTAAAGGCCCGTAACAGCGTTTCAAGCAACAAATGCCGGGCATAGAGCGGTGTCACTGGAAAAGTTTTCACAAATTCCTGCATCACCGGCAAGTCCATAAAGATTTTGCCCATGACTTCGCAGTAAGAAATCCCAGCCGGGTTTTCGGCGTTGAGCTCAACAAAACTGTAGGCACTTTCAGTCAGAAAGGAATCAAGCCGGGACGTGACGGAAATACCGCTAAAGCCTGGATCAATCGCAATCAACTCAGCTTCACCGGGGGTAATCCCCAAATCGGCATTCAGGCGCGGTTCCGTGGTGACCGCCTGGCCAACCACTTCGACGCATGACCAGATTCGTTCACAGACGTCGGTAATATGTCGCCATTGAGCTGCGGAAACAAAGTGGGGGCGCAGGTAAGGGGATAACGGTCGGCCTCCGAAAATCATTTTCTCAGCCTGAATGCGGTCTTTGATAAAATCCCGCGAATCAGTCAAGACCGATGGGTGCGCCTCAAGAAGTTGATTATAGTGAGCAACGGCAGCACGAACTCGTTCCATAGTGTTTGTCTTTCAGAAAGGGAGAAAGAATACCATTTTGGAGGTGTGGTTGCGGAGAAAGGCAGACTTTTCAACGAATGAACTGCTTGATGATCCGACCTGACGATTTCAAAATGGTATTGAGGTTGGGGGCAAACGGGGAGCAACCAGAGACAATGTGGATGTGATGCAACATCGCTTGATGTTCGGAAAAACTGAAAATCCATCCAAAAATCAACCAGTGGTCAGGCTCACCTGCCTCAGCGGGTAAGACTGACCGACCAGCCTGTGCCATTCACTTCCACTTCGTGCTTATTCAGCCGCCGCGTCCGCTTTTACCGTAATTTCCTGGTTCATCATTGAACTCCAGCGGAACGGTTTGTGAGTGGGCTGGCCATCTTTGGCGTATCGAATCAGCAAATCGCTAACCCGTGAAACCATCCACTCAAAGTTGACCGGACCGACGGAGAATGAATCGGCATCCGGCGCTGGATTCATAAAGTCAATGGCATACGGAATGCCGTCACGAATGGCAAATTCAACCGTGTTGATATCATAGCCCAGCGCCTCGTTGAGGAGGATGACTTCGGCGACCACCCGGTCATAGAGTTTCTTGTCGAGATACTCTTCGGGTTTCATATCAACATACTGGTTTGGATATGGACGGGTTGGATCATAGGGCATGACCAGCACATCCCGCCGACCAATCCCATAACAGCGGACATAGCGGTCAAAATGAATAAATTCCTGCAGGGTCATGCACAATTGACCGGTCCGGTCATAGACCTGAATCAGTTCGTCAATGGTATTGACCCGATACACGTCGCGCCAGCCGCCACCATCGTGTGGCTTCAAAATCGCTGGCAAGCCGACATAATCAACGATTCCTTGCCAATCGAGCGGAAATTCGAGGTTCCGCAATGATTGTGACGTGACGCGCTCCTGATAATTCTTTTGTGGAAGCAACACGGTCCGCGGAACCGCCACGCCCAGGCGGGCTGCCAGCGAGTAGTTGAAAAACTTGTCGTCAGCCGACCACCAGAATGGGTTATTGACAATGATTGCCCCGCACAGCGCCGCATTTTTGAGATAGGCCCGGTAAAACGGAATTTCGTGTGAAATGCGATCCACGATGACTTTATAGGGGCAGGGTCCATCCATGCGAACACCACCGATGTTGACATATTCGGCAGTTACTCCGGTGCCGCTGGAGTTAATCCGTTCAATCAACGCAGGCGGAAACGTATTTTCTCGGCCAACCAAAATACCAACTTTCATAGTGTGGTTCCTTTGCGAATGTGGAATGTGAACAACGGCAAAACACCGCCTCTTTGCCTGGCACACAGACCCCAGGTATCCGAAGCTGTTGCAGCGATGATGCAGAATTAATTGTGGGGGAGATAGTGTGCTGCGAGTTCGCAAACATTAGCGACTTGATATTGGGATTGTCAAGCAACCACTTAGGTTCTCATGATCAATCAGGAATGGAAAATGGTACTAAGGTTAGAACTCTTTTATTTTCAGGTTCTAAATGAAGCCGCCAGAGGCTGACCATCCGGCTTGATGACCGGTGGCTCCAGGCTTGAAATTCAACCTGTGACAGGCAAAACAGACTATCAATTCGAAGCCGGATCTTTGAGCAAACCTTCAGTTCTGGCTCATCGAGGACGCCAGAAGGCCATCTTTCTTTTATGTTGACTTTGTAACGCAAAGCACTCTACAATGCGAACTCCCCATCAAAGTGATTGATCTGATTGCAGTTGGTAACAATTTTACAGCAAGGGCAAAGCCTTTTCACACCCGGCTGAGGAGGTTTTTTCAAAGTTGACTTGCCACACCTCATCATCATGAGGAAAATGCAGCCTGCTTTTAAGCCTTTTCTCGAAACTTGGCTCTATCTACAATGACTAATCTTTCTCCAAGTACTGTTACTTCTTACACTCAAGCTGACATGGATGATCCATTTTCTGGCTACCCGACCACTTCGCAGACAATGCTGGCCCACGTTCTGGTCGAGCCAGGACGATTGGAAATGCGTGAGGTGACCCGACCTGCTCCAGGTCCAGGCGGGGTCGTCATTCAGGTTCGGGCAGCATTAACCTGTGGTACGGATTTAAAAGCCTTTCTTCGTGGCCACCCAAAATTTCCAATGCCAACCCTGTTTGGCCACGAATTTTCAGGTGTGATTGCCGAAGTCGGTGCCGGAGTGACTCAATTTCGCGAAGGCGATGCGGTGATGTCAACCCACTCAGCACCTTGTGGCACCTGTTACTACTGCCAGCGCAACCAAGAAAATCTATGTGACACGATCATGGGCACCATGGTGTTGGGTGCTTATGCGGAATATATCCATATTCCCGAACACATCGTGCGACAAAACATGTATCGCAAGCCAGTTGAACTCAGTTATACAGAAGCGGCTTTACTGGAGCCGCTTTCGTGCGTTCTTCACGGCCTTGAAACCATTCGTTTCCGTGAAGATGACACGGTTTTAATCATCGGGAGCGGGGCCATCGGGTTGCTGCATTTACTGGCACTGAAAGCCTATGGTGTTCAAAACATTCTGGTGGCTGGCCGGCGTTCCTTCCGCCTGAAAATGGCCAAATCAATGGGTGCCGCCCACGTCATTGACGTCCGGCACGATGAGATCCAGGAATCGGTGATGGAATTGACCGGAGGTCGCGGTGCGGATACGGTCATTGAATGCACTGGACGGCCTGAGGTTTGGGAATCAGCCGTTTCGATGGCGCGTCGGGGTGGCAACGTCATCCTTTTTGGCGGTTGCAAGAAAGGCACCAGTGTCACCTTTGACACCCATCGCCTGCACTATGATCAAATCACCCTGCACAGTCCGTTCCATATGACGCCGGCTTCCGTTCGGAAAGCCTTCCAATTGTTGACCGAAAAAGGAATTGACGGGCACAACCTGATTACCGGTGAATACCGGCTTGACCAGTTGCTGGAAGTCTTTGATTTGCTTCAAAACAGCGACTGCATCAAATGTGCGGTCATCCCCTAGCCGGTCCCGGCGTAAGGGCTGACGCACAGCCCCATTTTAAAGCGGTGGTTCATGTTTCAGAGGTGATGCGGAAAAACCGGTGGCGAGGAGAGAACCGATGTGAGTTCTCGCCTTTGTCAGGTTTGTTCCGCATCACCTTTCTTCTTTTACCCAGAAAGTAAATTTGATTGACTGGAAATGTGAGAATCTATGAAAGTTGCCCGCATTTACGATTTTGAAGATATCCGCATCGAGGACATGCCGATGCCGGAGGTTGGTCCGACCGAAGCCCTGGTTCAGGTCAAAGCCTGTGGTGTGTGTTCGGGAGATGTCACACCCTGGTACATTAAACGCAAAGCCCCGATTGTGCTTGGGCATGAACCGGCTGGCGTGATAGCGGCTGTTGGCCGCGAAGTGACCAAATTTAAGGTCGGAGACCGGGTTTTTGCTCATCATCATGCTCCCTGTTTTGCCTGTCATCAGTGCCAGAAGGGAAATTATGTCCAATGCCCAACCTGGAAAGCCTCAAAGATCATTCCAGGCGGAATTGCCGAATATTTCCTGGTACCGGAAACCAATCTCGGCGATACGCTCCGTCTCCCCGATTCAATTTCTTTTGAAGATGGGGCCTTGACTGAACCGGCGGCTTGCTCTGTCAAATCAATCAAACGGGCTAATCTGCATCCTGGTGATACTGTGCTGATTATTGGCCTGGGGATTATGGGACAAATGAACGTCCTGCTGGCCAGGCACTATGGCGCCGGAAAAATCATTGGGGCTGATTTGGTGGATTATCGGTGTGAGCGGGCGATTGAATTTGGTGCAGATGCGGTCATTAACCCAACACGTGAAGATCTGGTCGAGCGACTCAGCGAATTGACCGGCGGCAAAATGGCGGATGTGGTGATTGTTGGACCTGGAAGCGCCCCGGTGATGGACCTTGGGATTCGATGTGCCGGGAAGGGCAGCACCGTGGTGTTTTTTATGGGAACACCACCGGAGGAAACTCTGACCGTTCACCCGTTTCATCTGTACTTCAATGAAATTTCGCTGGTGTCGAGCTATTCCTGCGGGCCGGATGATACCCAGGAAGCGCTGAATCTGATCGAAGCCGGTGTGATTACGGCTCAAAAACTGGTGACCCACCGGTTTCCGCTTCAGGAAACGACCCAGGCATTTCGAAAAATGGCCGAAGCCCGCGACGTTCTCAAGGCGCTGGTGGTTTTTCCTTAGGGAGCGTTAAAAAATAAGTTCCTGGGGCGCGTTTTGCCACGTCCAGGTTTTGGTCTTGCCCCGCGAAGCGTTGCAGTTCGGATAGCCGGTCGGTTGGCCGCTTTGGGCCTACCACCGGTCACCACGGCCCCCCTGTCGCTCCCCGCTTGGCCCGCGCGAACCTGTTCCCGGTGGTAGCTCGCAAAGCCTCGCAACCACCGGCTATCCGAACGGCAGCCTTTCAGGATGCTCAATCCAAATACCCGTTCCCCAAACGAAAACGGGAAGTTGATTTTTAACGATCCCTTAGGAAGAGGGCTGAAGAAGGCGGGCTGAAGAAAACGGGCTGAAGACTCGCAAGCTCGGGGCTGAAGAAAACGGGCTGAAGCCTTCGGGGTGAGATTGCACATTGACCCGTTTTCTTCAGCCCGAAGTCTTCAGCCCCAAGCCCTGGTTTTCTCAGCCCGTCTTCTTCAGCCCTGGTTTTTTTAGTCTACCCCTGCGTAGGAATGCAGGCCCGGCAGCACAAAGCTCACGCCAAGGTAGGTAAAGATCACAAACAAAAAGCCGATAACCGCAAAGTAAGCCGAGCTTTTGCCTTTCCATCCGTGAACAATCCGGGCGTGCAGGTATCCGGCATAGGCCAGCCAGGTAATCAGCGCCCAGGTTTCTTTCGGATCCCAGCTCCAGTAAGTCCCCCAGGATTCATTGGCCCAGACGGCACCAGTAATCAACATCATCGCCAGCATTGGGAAGCACACTGAAACTGTTTTGTAGGTCAGGTCATCAAGTGCTTCGGTCGAAGGGAGCGCGGCCATCAAGGTTTGTCCCCTCCAGGTAAACAAAACAATAAACCCGGTGCAGGCAACAAGGGTCAAAATGGCGGCCAGTTCGATAGGATTTGAGGCAAAGGTGACCGAGAGTACTCCAGATTGGGTCGTGAGAAAATCTTGAGCAAACCCAACCAGTTGCATCGGGGCAAACTGGGTTGGGTCCTGGTCTGAATTTTTCACCAGCCAGGCGCCAAAAGCTTGAAACTGGCTCTGGTTGATATGGCTCAGAACGCTTCCAGTCATAGCTTTCATTTGGGTATAGAGCGCGCCAAATGTCAGTACCTGGATTACCAGGGCGGCTGTCATCAGGCGGTTCCCCCAGATCTGCATTTGCGCTTTGGCCTGGAGCACAAACAGAGCGAGACAGATGGCGGCGGCCACATAAACCAGCGTTCCAAGTTGCATCAAATGCCCCACACCCGGTAAATCAGCCCGCAGGTTCCCACCTCCTGAAAGGTTTAACCCGCCGCCCATCGCGCGGACGCCTAACCCATAGGAACCAGTCGTCAGGACTTTAAAATCACCGATTATGATATAGGTCAGGATACCCAACACCGCCACCCAAAACCCCATGCTCTCGATTTTGACCTTTTCCTTGAGCAGGTGCAGCACTGCCACCCCAAAACTCACCAGACAGACTCCATAGCTGATGGCTGCCAGACTGACGTGAATTGGTCGCCAGTAACTGCGCAAAATTGGCTGAAGGGTTGAAATTTCGTTGCCCAGAAACACGCACAAAATCATCACCAGCGCTGAAATCGGCATGGTCACAAAGCCAATGAAGTCATACTTTTTCCGGCTGGCAATCACCAGACTTGAAAAGACCGCGATGCTCGTAAAGGCAATGCCTACGTCATAGAGCCCGGTCAACGGATAGGTATGCGAAACTTTATCCGTCCAGGGCATTGAAGCCCAAATCGGGCCAATCGCCGGCTGTTGTTTGAAATGGTCAACAATTTCAATCCAGCGAATCCCCCATCCGGCAAAATTGAGCACAAACCCAAAAGCCATTGTCCAGAGACCGATTCGCTGCAACAGGTGTTTATCTCCCAAACCAAGCAGGTAACTCACAAAAACCACGCTGGCACTCAAATAGGCAATCAGGGCGACCACCGTCAAGTTGCCTTCTTTCAAGATGTTGGGAGCGATGTTATTCCATCGCAACATCACCAGCCCAAGGGCCAGGATCAGCGGTATGATGTAGGTAAAACTTTTGCTCGAAGTCAGGCCAGATTGTGGCTTTACACTGGCAGCCGAAAATGGGACTTCAAGATTGACAGGGTTGGTTGACATAACAAAAACCTCTTGCGGAGTGATCTTATGGCGGAAAGAGCCGAATCAGGACGGAGTTATGAATTATGAATTATGAAACTACTCATTTATTGTAGAAGACAGGGGGAAGCCCCAGTCATTCATACCCCATTTCATAATTCATAATTCATAATTCGTTTGGGTGTTCTTGGGGTGAAGCGCCACGAGTATAGGCGAACCAGACGGATGACGGCAAGGATTCCACGACATTTGATTGCACCCCGTCGCCCATCTGGGGCGGGTTTTTCTGTTCTTTTGGGATATCGAATCTGGATTTTTATGAGATGGCGAGTTCGCTGAAAAAGACGGAAAAGATGCACCATCTAAACCAGGTTCATTCGGTCCAGGGAAGGTGGAGGGGGCAAAAGGTAGTCAGTTCGTTCAAATCAGTGCTACTCTCCGCCTTCAATTCCAGGATCAATTGATCTTCACCCAGTCGGAACTCACTCCAT contains:
- a CDS encoding amidohydrolase yields the protein MKIIDLHTHILPPNWPNLKDKYGYGGWPRLDYLSPCHAKIMIDDRFFREITDNCWDPEVRLKEGGVDIQVLSTVPVMFSYWAKPQDAYDLSRFLNDHIAELVNRWPDRFVGLGTLPLQAPDLAIQELKRCVQELGLAGVEIGSHVNDWNLDQPELFPVFQAAAKLGASVFVHPWDMIGRERMPQYFLPWLVGMPAESSLAICSVIFGGVLERLPQLKICFAHGGGAFPYTLGRINKGYEARPDLCQIHITHPPRTYLPQIYVDSLVHDPDALLYILKLFGANRVAMGSDYPFPLGEFPPGNLIRSIDELDEPTKERLLWGTAAEFLGLEKKMVPWEALENEE
- the ccsA gene encoding cytochrome c biogenesis protein CcsA, which produces MSTNPVNLEVPFSAASVKPQSGLTSSKSFTYIIPLILALGLVMLRWNNIAPNILKEGNLTVVALIAYLSASVVFVSYLLGLGDKHLLQRIGLWTMAFGFVLNFAGWGIRWIEIVDHFKQQPAIGPIWASMPWTDKVSHTYPLTGLYDVGIAFTSIAVFSSLVIASRKKYDFIGFVTMPISALVMILCVFLGNEISTLQPILRSYWRPIHVSLAAISYGVCLVSFGVAVLHLLKEKVKIESMGFWVAVLGILTYIIIGDFKVLTTGSYGLGVRAMGGGLNLSGGGNLRADLPGVGHLMQLGTLVYVAAAICLALFVLQAKAQMQIWGNRLMTAALVIQVLTFGALYTQMKAMTGSVLSHINQSQFQAFGAWLVKNSDQDPTQFAPMQLVGFAQDFLTTQSGVLSVTFASNPIELAAILTLVACTGFIVLFTWRGQTLMAALPSTEALDDLTYKTVSVCFPMLAMMLITGAVWANESWGTYWSWDPKETWALITWLAYAGYLHARIVHGWKGKSSAYFAVIGFLFVIFTYLGVSFVLPGLHSYAGVD
- a CDS encoding alcohol dehydrogenase catalytic domain-containing protein, which translates into the protein MDDPFSGYPTTSQTMLAHVLVEPGRLEMREVTRPAPGPGGVVIQVRAALTCGTDLKAFLRGHPKFPMPTLFGHEFSGVIAEVGAGVTQFREGDAVMSTHSAPCGTCYYCQRNQENLCDTIMGTMVLGAYAEYIHIPEHIVRQNMYRKPVELSYTEAALLEPLSCVLHGLETIRFREDDTVLIIGSGAIGLLHLLALKAYGVQNILVAGRRSFRLKMAKSMGAAHVIDVRHDEIQESVMELTGGRGADTVIECTGRPEVWESAVSMARRGGNVILFGGCKKGTSVTFDTHRLHYDQITLHSPFHMTPASVRKAFQLLTEKGIDGHNLITGEYRLDQLLEVFDLLQNSDCIKCAVIP
- a CDS encoding alcohol dehydrogenase catalytic domain-containing protein — its product is MKVARIYDFEDIRIEDMPMPEVGPTEALVQVKACGVCSGDVTPWYIKRKAPIVLGHEPAGVIAAVGREVTKFKVGDRVFAHHHAPCFACHQCQKGNYVQCPTWKASKIIPGGIAEYFLVPETNLGDTLRLPDSISFEDGALTEPAACSVKSIKRANLHPGDTVLIIGLGIMGQMNVLLARHYGAGKIIGADLVDYRCERAIEFGADAVINPTREDLVERLSELTGGKMADVVIVGPGSAPVMDLGIRCAGKGSTVVFFMGTPPEETLTVHPFHLYFNEISLVSSYSCGPDDTQEALNLIEAGVITAQKLVTHRFPLQETTQAFRKMAEARDVLKALVVFP
- a CDS encoding carboxylate-amine ligase; its protein translation is MAQEFTLGIEEEFQIIDPKTRELRSRVAEILEEGMMLLGEQVKQEMHQSQIEVGTGICKNIQEARADVTKLRRTIATLAAKKNLAIVAASTHPFSHWKDQLITPDERYYALIEEMQQVARALSIYGLHVHVGMESREDAIHIMNAARYFLPHVLALSTSSPFWIGRNTGLKSYRSEVFKAFPRTDIPDYFGSASEFDNYVKLLVKTKCIDNGKKIWWDVRPHPIFPTLEFRTCDLPAKVDEVIAIAALFQAIVAKLYKLLKQNMGFRLYRRALIQENKWRAVRYGLDGKLIDFGKQIEVPVRDLICELLDFVDDVVDELGSRKEIEYVHTIMKEGSSADRQLKVYEETGDLHAVVDNLIKETTEGVLPVAPAAKK